One genomic region from Sphingobacterium sp. UGAL515B_05 encodes:
- a CDS encoding TolC family protein, protein MMNKKVCLGLLTLASVMFLNKLHAQSLIDPSVKDIIQKAFQTNKELKLKAYEVDKARLEADGVKANRLPHVSALGLYGYVHSNGSIDIPTVNIPLLNLGLFEGATGFSMHGQAAYAGVSVKQIIFSGLQIPNGIKALQEKAVAQQYLESAGRETLSKDIIASFDQLMLLDEVDKLIVDSEKRLKKEQEKVNKAIQNGLAIPYDRDKLKLALLELEEKKVEVSGNRDLLCQKIEQETGVSFQEVGGIHYGLKPIFLSDLPRDVEQRSELKALDASSKAYEYLYKKEKGGALPAVFAFGSANYLNVFNSKLTVKDQPLFGTVNLPLNSIKGSPNLMVGVGVKWDLYTGGEHHNKIKQVKLDQNINATKREDTAEKLNLLLSKNTVTYTTGNQKLKVGEQQLKVAENNLSMAVKQYQAGLIDVTELLAAENDWYKVNLGYFNNVLQQRTAAVELLHTSGKLLQTIHE, encoded by the coding sequence ATGATGAATAAGAAAGTATGCCTGGGTTTATTGACTTTGGCGTCGGTTATGTTTTTGAACAAACTACATGCGCAATCATTGATTGACCCATCGGTAAAAGATATTATTCAAAAAGCCTTCCAGACAAATAAAGAATTGAAATTGAAGGCTTACGAAGTCGATAAAGCACGTCTGGAAGCCGACGGGGTAAAAGCAAACCGGCTCCCACATGTCTCCGCACTCGGATTATACGGTTATGTACATAGCAATGGGAGTATTGATATTCCTACGGTTAATATCCCTTTATTGAACCTCGGCTTGTTTGAAGGCGCAACAGGATTTAGTATGCATGGGCAAGCGGCCTATGCGGGGGTGTCTGTAAAGCAGATTATCTTTTCGGGATTACAGATTCCGAATGGAATAAAAGCATTGCAGGAGAAAGCTGTGGCTCAACAATATTTAGAATCTGCCGGTCGAGAAACACTTTCAAAGGATATTATTGCTTCTTTTGATCAGCTGATGTTGTTGGATGAGGTGGATAAACTGATTGTCGATTCTGAAAAGCGATTAAAGAAAGAACAGGAAAAGGTCAATAAAGCGATTCAAAACGGCCTAGCAATACCGTATGATAGAGATAAGTTGAAATTAGCCTTGCTGGAGTTGGAAGAGAAAAAGGTCGAGGTTTCTGGCAATCGGGATTTGTTGTGCCAAAAGATCGAACAGGAAACAGGGGTATCTTTTCAGGAGGTTGGCGGAATTCATTATGGACTTAAACCTATATTTTTGTCGGATCTTCCACGTGATGTCGAACAAAGATCCGAATTGAAAGCACTGGATGCTTCGTCAAAAGCATATGAGTATCTGTATAAAAAAGAAAAGGGGGGAGCTCTTCCTGCTGTCTTTGCCTTTGGATCTGCGAACTATCTGAATGTATTCAACTCCAAACTCACGGTGAAAGACCAGCCGCTATTTGGTACCGTCAACTTACCGCTTAATTCCATCAAGGGGAGCCCCAATTTAATGGTCGGGGTAGGGGTTAAATGGGATCTCTATACGGGCGGAGAGCATCATAATAAGATAAAGCAAGTTAAACTTGATCAAAATATCAATGCCACCAAACGGGAAGATACAGCGGAAAAGTTAAATCTTTTGCTGAGCAAAAATACCGTTACCTATACGACAGGCAATCAAAAGTTGAAAGTGGGGGAACAGCAATTGAAAGTTGCGGAAAATAACCTTTCCATGGCTGTTAAACAGTACCAAGCGGGCTTAATAGATGTTACAGAGTTATTGGCTGCTGAAAACGATTGGTACAAAGTTAATTTGGGTTATTTTAACAATGTTTTGCAGCAACGTACAGCTGCAGTTGAATTACTACATACATCAGGAAAATTATTACAAACTATACATGAGTAA
- a CDS encoding HlyD family secretion protein, whose product MKNLYGILSLSIFVSCTNQVKEKPIEGKVEREQVTVVTKVPGKIAKLLVEEGDFVHAGDTLAILSIPEVDAKEEQAKGALQSADAQYNMAVKGATKGQLVQLQAKVDGLKEQYEFAKKSIGRLDALLQDSLIPQQKYDETYAKFQGAKNQYLAAQAELAEAKGGARQEQQIMALGQKERALGAVSEVNVAAQEKYIIAPQDMSVETINLKVGELAMAGYPIINGFLDRSTYFRFTLPENQIGKLQKGAAVEVEIPYLNHKKVKAKVISIKALNSYASIASAYPDFDPQQAVFELKIVPEDVAGSKDLLTKTLVVLHAN is encoded by the coding sequence ATGAAGAATTTATATGGGATATTATCTCTGTCTATTTTTGTTTCTTGTACAAATCAAGTGAAAGAGAAGCCTATTGAAGGCAAGGTGGAGCGAGAGCAAGTGACGGTTGTGACAAAGGTTCCGGGGAAAATTGCGAAGCTTCTGGTTGAAGAGGGTGACTTTGTGCATGCGGGTGATACCTTGGCTATTTTGAGTATTCCCGAGGTAGATGCGAAAGAAGAGCAGGCAAAGGGAGCGCTGCAGTCTGCTGACGCTCAATATAATATGGCAGTCAAAGGGGCTACGAAAGGGCAATTGGTACAATTGCAGGCAAAGGTAGACGGACTAAAGGAACAATATGAATTTGCGAAAAAATCAATAGGTAGGCTGGATGCCCTTTTGCAGGACAGCCTGATTCCACAACAAAAGTACGACGAGACCTACGCTAAATTTCAGGGGGCTAAAAATCAGTATCTTGCAGCACAAGCTGAATTAGCTGAAGCAAAAGGTGGAGCTAGACAAGAACAGCAGATTATGGCCTTGGGGCAAAAAGAACGTGCGCTGGGAGCAGTATCTGAAGTTAATGTCGCTGCCCAGGAGAAATATATCATTGCTCCACAGGACATGAGTGTGGAAACGATTAATCTGAAAGTCGGTGAATTGGCTATGGCAGGCTATCCGATTATCAATGGCTTCCTTGATCGATCAACTTATTTTAGATTCACACTGCCTGAAAATCAAATCGGAAAACTCCAAAAAGGCGCTGCTGTAGAAGTAGAAATTCCCTATTTGAATCACAAAAAGGTTAAAGCAAAGGTGATTAGTATCAAAGCCTTAAATTCGTACGCAAGCATTGCCTCAGCTTATCCTGATTTCGATCCGCAACAGGCTGTGTTTGAATTGAAAATTGTTCCTGAAGATGTTGCCGGTAGCAAAGATTTGTTAACAAAAACGCTTGTGGTTCTCCATGCGAATTAA
- a CDS encoding ABC transporter permease, with the protein MKKFLELIQREFKLFFNNKVLLMLFLGAPVLYGVLVGHVYQQGKVTQMPVIVVDEDNSPLSSSFIDMLSDNESIEVARVLPSLFDSKDIAMQYEATTIVHIPKGFTSGVQQGRLPEMTVFVDGANTLTSNTAMMAVNVCASTLKAGIQIQAQMKRGVPAKIAAQQYEPFKTTFVKQNIRSGNYLYFMLPGVLITVLQQVLLLGLALSFSSEFEGNTFPELVRKIGNPIGLILVKILPYVLMSVGILVLYWGFGQYYRMPLQAEFGRFVLCTFVFLLAVCFIGVLVSIILPSQLKSTEVLMVIATPAFILSGFTWPSSLMPGWVQAIANVIPSTHYLRIFRLLFIQHAENYHTDKALIALTIIMIISFILAVIILWLKIRKIKKEDKKVSA; encoded by the coding sequence GTGAAAAAATTTTTAGAATTGATCCAACGGGAGTTTAAGCTCTTCTTCAATAATAAAGTGCTATTGATGCTTTTTCTAGGTGCACCTGTATTGTATGGTGTCTTGGTGGGGCATGTTTATCAACAAGGTAAGGTAACTCAGATGCCGGTCATTGTGGTTGATGAGGATAATAGCCCCTTAAGCAGTTCATTTATTGATATGCTTTCAGATAATGAGAGTATTGAAGTTGCCCGTGTATTACCGTCCTTATTTGATTCAAAAGATATTGCTATGCAATATGAGGCAACTACGATTGTTCATATTCCCAAGGGATTTACATCCGGAGTACAACAGGGGCGTTTGCCCGAAATGACTGTTTTTGTAGACGGTGCCAATACATTGACCTCCAATACCGCCATGATGGCTGTCAATGTGTGTGCCTCGACGTTGAAAGCGGGCATACAGATTCAGGCGCAAATGAAACGTGGTGTTCCGGCAAAGATCGCTGCACAGCAGTACGAACCCTTTAAGACAACTTTTGTTAAGCAGAATATTCGAAGTGGAAATTACCTGTATTTTATGCTACCGGGAGTGCTAATTACTGTGCTGCAGCAGGTATTGCTCTTAGGCTTGGCTTTATCTTTTTCCTCAGAATTTGAAGGCAATACATTTCCGGAGCTGGTACGTAAAATCGGTAATCCCATCGGACTTATTCTTGTTAAGATATTACCTTATGTTTTGATGTCTGTCGGTATTCTGGTTTTATATTGGGGTTTTGGCCAATATTACCGTATGCCTTTACAAGCCGAATTTGGTCGCTTTGTACTCTGTACTTTCGTCTTTTTGCTTGCGGTATGTTTCATTGGTGTTTTGGTGAGTATTATACTGCCCTCACAATTGAAATCTACCGAGGTACTCATGGTTATCGCGACGCCAGCATTTATCTTAAGTGGCTTTACCTGGCCGTCGAGTCTAATGCCAGGATGGGTACAGGCTATTGCCAATGTTATTCCGTCTACGCACTACCTTCGGATTTTTAGGTTACTGTTTATTCAGCATGCTGAAAATTATCATACCGATAAGGCACTGATCGCATTGACCATCATCATGATCATCAGTTTTATATTGGCGGTAATAATACTATGGTTGAAAATACGAAAGATAAAAAAAGAAGATAAGAAGGTTAGCGCATAG
- a CDS encoding FKBP-type peptidyl-prolyl cis-trans isomerase: protein MKKAILFFAAAGLLMTSCQKFKKAEGGLEYKIVDDNAKEKAVSGDLLALDMVVKTDRDSTMQSTYDMGVPQIVQLYPDSIIAKNPGDPTGLFKYVGEGDSLVFKINLDSMAAKTHQPKPEFADKFIVYSIKVKKHFKKGKLTDQQLGEQVQKYFEEELNKHKAAEPAKLEKYIKDKSLKTTKTASGLQYVITKPGTGTNAKVGDSIHVNYVGSLTTGKVFDTNLPDVAKKEKIFNPQRPYEALKFQLGVDGVIPGWTEAFQLFNKGTKATLVIPSSLAYGDRPSGVIPPYAPLVFEVEVLDIKPGKVPAPTATTPGMVAPTGTTAPAATAPATKAPAAKK from the coding sequence ATGAAGAAAGCAATTCTATTTTTCGCGGCTGCCGGTCTTTTGATGACGTCATGCCAAAAATTCAAAAAGGCTGAAGGTGGTCTTGAGTATAAAATCGTGGATGATAATGCTAAAGAAAAAGCAGTATCAGGCGATTTATTAGCACTTGACATGGTTGTGAAAACGGACAGAGATTCTACAATGCAAAGTACGTATGACATGGGAGTCCCTCAGATCGTTCAATTATATCCAGACAGTATCATTGCAAAAAATCCAGGTGACCCTACAGGTTTATTCAAATACGTGGGTGAAGGCGATAGCTTGGTATTCAAAATCAATTTGGATTCTATGGCAGCTAAAACACATCAACCAAAACCAGAGTTTGCAGATAAATTCATTGTTTATTCGATCAAGGTCAAAAAACACTTCAAAAAAGGAAAGTTAACAGACCAACAATTGGGTGAACAAGTTCAGAAATACTTTGAAGAAGAGTTGAACAAACACAAAGCTGCTGAACCAGCTAAACTTGAAAAATACATCAAAGATAAAAGCTTGAAAACAACGAAAACAGCTTCAGGTCTTCAATATGTAATTACTAAACCTGGAACAGGTACAAATGCGAAAGTAGGTGACTCTATTCATGTAAACTACGTAGGATCATTAACTACAGGAAAAGTATTTGACACAAACCTTCCAGATGTAGCTAAAAAAGAGAAAATTTTCAACCCTCAACGTCCTTATGAAGCATTAAAATTCCAATTAGGTGTTGATGGTGTGATCCCTGGATGGACTGAAGCATTCCAATTGTTTAACAAAGGTACAAAAGCAACTTTAGTCATTCCTTCATCTTTGGCTTATGGCGATCGCCCTTCAGGTGTTATCCCTCCATATGCTCCTTTAGTATTTGAAGTAGAAGTATTGGATATCAAACCTGGAAAAGTTCCTGCTCCTACAGCAACAACTCCAGGCATGGTAGCGCCTACAGGAACTACAGCTCCAGCGGCAACCGCTCCTGCAACTAAAGCTCCTGCAGCAAAAAAATAA
- a CDS encoding DHH family phosphoesterase, translated as MLKSEELKELLAEPKRIVITTHYKPDGDALGSSLGLYFWLTAKGHHVNLIVPSDFPAFLDWLPGLENVQIYTQDIDLHNQQIDAAEFIFCLDFNGLARIHEMGEPIRQAKGIKCMIDHHLDPEGFEDYAFWDPSAAATAQLIYRFLVHEMQDPDHISADMATCLYTGIMTDTGSFRFRSTTAEIHRIIASLIDCGAQNWAIHEEIYNSSSESRLKFLGFCLLNRLEVIHEYNTAIIHVTKADLTQFEVITGDTEGLVNYALSIKGIRLAALIIDRNEQIKLSLRSIGEVPCNEICKLYFNGGGHLNASGGNSKESLEAVIAKFKSVLPNYKEILTK; from the coding sequence ATGCTGAAATCGGAAGAATTAAAAGAATTATTAGCTGAACCAAAACGTATTGTAATTACAACGCACTACAAACCAGATGGGGACGCATTGGGTTCATCTTTAGGATTATATTTTTGGTTGACCGCGAAAGGACACCACGTAAATCTCATTGTACCGTCAGACTTTCCAGCCTTTTTGGATTGGTTACCTGGCTTAGAAAATGTACAAATTTATACGCAGGATATTGACCTGCACAATCAACAGATTGACGCAGCTGAATTCATTTTCTGCTTAGATTTTAATGGCCTTGCCCGGATTCACGAAATGGGTGAACCTATTCGTCAAGCGAAAGGAATCAAATGCATGATTGATCACCATTTAGATCCGGAAGGATTTGAAGACTACGCATTTTGGGATCCATCTGCTGCAGCGACTGCACAATTGATCTATCGCTTCTTAGTCCATGAGATGCAAGATCCAGACCATATCAGTGCTGACATGGCGACATGCCTATATACCGGTATTATGACCGATACGGGCTCTTTCCGCTTCCGTTCTACCACTGCTGAAATTCATCGCATCATTGCATCACTCATTGATTGCGGTGCACAAAACTGGGCTATTCACGAAGAGATTTACAATAGCTCGTCAGAAAGCCGCCTGAAATTCTTAGGGTTCTGTCTATTGAATCGTCTAGAGGTTATCCATGAATATAACACCGCCATTATCCATGTAACCAAAGCGGATCTCACGCAGTTTGAAGTGATCACCGGTGATACCGAAGGATTGGTCAACTATGCACTCTCTATAAAAGGAATTCGATTGGCAGCGTTAATTATTGACAGAAATGAACAAATTAAACTATCTTTGCGTTCGATCGGAGAAGTTCCCTGCAATGAGATCTGCAAATTGTATTTCAATGGGGGTGGACATCTGAATGCTTCGGGAGGTAATTCGAAAGAGAGCCTAGAAGCAGTAATTGCCAAATTCAAATCGGTTTTACCAAATTATAAAGAAATATTAACAAAATAA
- a CDS encoding DUF423 domain-containing protein, translating into MNKKIILAASLLGALAVILGAFGAHGLEGKVSTYHIETWKTANQYHFYHTFALLFLSTFSRAKTYSIKVSFIAFLIGILFFSGSLYVLSLREITGFGNPSILGPITPLGGLSLIVGWVALFIAALKNKS; encoded by the coding sequence ATGAATAAGAAAATCATTTTAGCCGCTTCGTTGTTGGGAGCATTAGCTGTAATATTAGGCGCCTTTGGTGCTCATGGTCTAGAAGGAAAGGTAAGTACATATCATATTGAAACTTGGAAAACTGCAAATCAGTATCATTTCTATCATACCTTCGCCCTGTTATTTTTATCCACTTTTTCGCGAGCAAAGACGTACTCCATTAAAGTATCATTTATAGCTTTCCTCATTGGTATACTTTTTTTCTCGGGATCGTTATATGTCTTAAGCTTGCGCGAAATAACCGGCTTTGGAAATCCGTCTATTTTAGGACCTATCACCCCTTTGGGAGGATTGTCGTTAATCGTTGGCTGGGTTGCATTATTTATTGCTGCACTAAAAAATAAATCGTAA
- the priA gene encoding primosomal protein N': MSNPQSTIFSERDTLFVDVVLPLALARTYTYRIPLDWNDRVQVGVRVIVQFGKNKIYSAVVKSISQEAPKHYEAKYILDIIDDKPIVNLAQFKLWDWLADYYMCSLGEVMQAALPSALKLASETKVVSSIAAEFDRSTLSDKEYLIIEALEVAGELKVNDIVKLLGQKTVFPILKQLFDKGIVLISEEITERYKPKTKAFLRFAPDFRNEDAKRELLDSLNRAPKQQDAVLAFMQLVKKTEEITRPMLAEASGCGNGAITALIDKGVFEIKEKVVSRFQGEDIELDANFQFNENQQRAYTEIQESFEEKEVTLLHGVTASGKTQLYIRLIEQAIAAGKSALYLLPEIALTAQITARLKLHFGDKLGVYHSKFNDNERAEVWHKVMKNEFQVVIGARSSVFLPFQDLGIIIVDEEHESSYKQFDPAPRYHARDTAIYLGFLHQTKVLLGSATPSLESYYNAKAKKYGFVQLLERYGNAQLPSIELVNIPEEGRKENMFSYFSGTLLKAIEEAVKNKEQVILFQNRRGHTTMIQCNTCGFVAKCVNCDVSLTYHKSSNMMHCHYCGHVEPPLRVCPACGMPHIESKGFGTERVEEELEILMPEIRIGRLDLDSTKGKYGFDKIITAFDEHEFDVLIGTQMVAKGLDFGRVSLIGVVNADTIINFPDFRSYERSFSLFSQVAGRAGRREAGGKVIIQSYTTNHRVLEQVVNNDYEGMFMTEITERKNYLYPPFYRLIRIDIKHTDFQKCYDSANRFASALRQQLGARVLGPEPPLVSRVRNNFIQTITLKIERTNISIAKVKELIRSVLLDFEIDKTNAGVRVQVDVDPY, encoded by the coding sequence ATGTCCAATCCACAATCTACGATTTTTAGTGAAAGAGATACGCTGTTTGTTGATGTGGTTCTACCACTAGCATTGGCAAGAACATATACTTATCGTATTCCGCTTGACTGGAATGATCGTGTGCAGGTCGGTGTACGTGTCATTGTGCAATTTGGAAAGAATAAGATCTATTCTGCGGTTGTGAAGTCAATTAGTCAGGAAGCACCAAAGCACTATGAAGCAAAGTATATTTTGGACATCATTGATGACAAACCCATTGTCAATTTGGCTCAATTTAAACTTTGGGATTGGCTAGCCGATTATTACATGTGTAGTTTAGGCGAGGTCATGCAGGCTGCGCTACCTTCGGCATTGAAGCTGGCCAGTGAAACCAAAGTCGTTTCATCAATTGCGGCAGAGTTTGACCGTTCTACACTTTCGGATAAGGAGTATCTGATTATCGAGGCTTTGGAGGTGGCGGGAGAACTTAAAGTCAATGATATTGTGAAATTGCTGGGACAAAAAACAGTCTTCCCCATATTGAAGCAATTATTTGACAAAGGAATTGTTCTGATTTCTGAAGAGATTACAGAAAGATATAAACCCAAGACCAAAGCATTTTTACGTTTTGCTCCCGACTTTAGAAATGAAGATGCAAAAAGAGAATTGTTGGATAGCTTAAACCGTGCGCCAAAACAACAAGATGCGGTATTGGCATTTATGCAGCTGGTCAAAAAAACCGAGGAGATCACGCGGCCCATGTTGGCTGAGGCCTCGGGCTGTGGTAACGGTGCTATTACGGCTTTGATTGACAAAGGTGTTTTTGAAATAAAGGAAAAGGTTGTATCCCGGTTCCAGGGGGAAGATATCGAACTGGATGCCAATTTTCAATTTAATGAAAACCAGCAAAGGGCCTATACTGAAATACAAGAATCGTTTGAAGAGAAGGAAGTTACCCTGTTGCATGGTGTCACAGCTTCCGGAAAAACACAGCTTTATATACGGCTTATCGAACAAGCAATCGCAGCGGGAAAATCAGCCCTATATCTACTGCCTGAGATTGCGCTGACAGCACAGATTACGGCGCGCTTAAAGCTGCACTTTGGCGATAAATTGGGTGTGTACCACTCCAAGTTTAATGATAATGAACGTGCCGAGGTATGGCATAAAGTAATGAAAAATGAATTTCAGGTCGTGATTGGGGCCCGTTCTTCAGTTTTTCTGCCATTTCAGGATTTAGGGATTATCATCGTTGATGAAGAGCACGAAAGCTCCTATAAGCAGTTTGATCCAGCCCCACGTTATCATGCCCGCGATACGGCTATTTACCTCGGGTTTCTACATCAGACCAAAGTGCTACTGGGATCAGCGACGCCTTCTTTGGAAAGTTATTACAATGCCAAGGCTAAGAAGTATGGTTTTGTGCAACTGCTTGAGCGTTATGGCAACGCACAATTGCCAAGTATTGAGTTGGTGAATATTCCCGAAGAAGGAAGAAAAGAAAATATGTTTTCCTATTTTTCTGGCACCTTGTTAAAGGCAATTGAAGAAGCCGTAAAAAATAAAGAGCAGGTTATATTATTTCAAAATAGACGTGGGCACACGACAATGATCCAGTGTAATACCTGTGGATTCGTTGCAAAATGTGTCAATTGTGATGTCAGCTTAACCTATCACAAGAGCTCGAATATGATGCATTGCCATTATTGTGGTCATGTGGAGCCTCCACTTCGTGTTTGTCCGGCCTGTGGAATGCCGCATATCGAAAGTAAAGGGTTCGGTACAGAACGGGTAGAGGAAGAGCTTGAAATCCTGATGCCCGAAATTCGCATCGGTCGGTTGGATCTAGATTCCACAAAAGGTAAATACGGTTTCGACAAAATTATCACGGCTTTTGATGAGCATGAATTTGATGTTCTTATTGGAACGCAAATGGTCGCTAAGGGGCTCGATTTCGGAAGAGTAAGCCTCATCGGTGTTGTCAATGCAGATACGATCATTAACTTTCCGGATTTCCGTTCGTATGAACGATCTTTTTCGTTGTTTTCCCAGGTAGCAGGACGAGCAGGTCGGCGTGAAGCCGGAGGAAAAGTGATTATCCAAAGCTACACCACGAATCATCGGGTGTTAGAACAGGTGGTCAATAACGATTATGAAGGGATGTTTATGACAGAAATTACAGAACGAAAAAACTATCTTTATCCTCCTTTCTACCGTCTTATTCGGATTGATATTAAACATACGGATTTTCAGAAATGCTATGATTCGGCCAATCGTTTTGCCTCGGCGCTGCGTCAACAATTGGGCGCAAGGGTATTGGGTCCGGAGCCGCCTTTAGTTTCACGCGTGCGGAATAATTTTATCCAGACGATTACCTTGAAGATTGAACGCACAAATATTAGTATTGCAAAGGTGAAGGAATTGATCCGCTCGGTTCTCCTGGATTTTGAAATAGATAAAACCAATGCTGGTGTACGCGTTCAGGTCGATGTAGATCCATATTAG
- a CDS encoding protein-L-isoaspartate(D-aspartate) O-methyltransferase produces the protein MAYKFIDNYREKGARKKLVEHLKSRGIADQKVLDAIGKVPRHYFFDETFWNQAYRDIAFPIGDGQTISQPYTVAYQSELLHVKKGDKVLEIGTGSGYQTCILLELGADVYTIERQENLYHRTIQVLPYMGYKPNFFLGDGSKGIEEHAPYDKIIVTAGAPFVPEVMLKQLKMGGIFVIPVGDEKSQKMMTIIRVGENDFDRIELDTFRFVPLVGDQAW, from the coding sequence ATGGCGTACAAGTTTATTGATAATTATCGAGAAAAAGGTGCTCGTAAGAAATTGGTTGAACATCTTAAAAGCCGAGGTATTGCGGACCAGAAAGTATTAGATGCCATTGGCAAGGTACCACGTCACTATTTTTTTGATGAAACATTCTGGAATCAGGCCTATCGGGATATTGCTTTTCCAATAGGTGACGGGCAAACAATTTCACAGCCTTATACAGTTGCTTATCAGTCGGAATTGCTCCACGTGAAAAAAGGGGATAAAGTGCTGGAAATTGGGACTGGCTCCGGGTACCAAACCTGTATTCTATTGGAACTTGGCGCTGATGTCTATACCATTGAACGTCAGGAAAACCTGTATCATCGAACAATTCAAGTATTGCCTTACATGGGCTACAAACCTAATTTCTTTTTGGGTGATGGCTCCAAGGGAATTGAAGAGCACGCTCCTTATGACAAGATCATTGTAACTGCAGGTGCGCCATTCGTACCAGAGGTTATGTTAAAGCAGCTGAAGATGGGCGGAATTTTTGTGATCCCTGTAGGAGACGAAAAATCACAAAAGATGATGACGATCATTCGGGTAGGTGAAAATGATTTTGACCGTATCGAATTAGATACTTTTCGCTTTGTTCCTTTGGTGGGAGATCAGGCCTGGTAG